A stretch of the Opisthocomus hoazin isolate bOpiHoa1 chromosome 2, bOpiHoa1.hap1, whole genome shotgun sequence genome encodes the following:
- the LRATD1 gene encoding protein LRATD1 gives MGNQLDRITHLNYSELPTGDPSGIEKDELRVGVAYFFSDEEEDLDERGQPDKYSVKGSGSPGQETPTHHLHHQLVLNETQFSAFRGQECIFSKVSSGPQAGDLSVFSVSALPALCKPGDLLELLYLGPSEHPPPHWAVYVGGGQIIHLHQGQIRQDSLYEAAAGNVGRVVNSWYRFRPLVAELVVQNACGHLGLKSDEICWTNSESFAAWCRFGKREFKAGGELQAAAGTQHQQQYHLKIHLAENKVHTVRFHSLEDLIREKRRIDASGKLRVIKDLAIVDGKE, from the coding sequence ATGGGAAATCAACTGGATCGCATCACCCACCTGAATTACAGCGAGCTGCCGACCGGGGACCCCTCGGGGATCGAGAAAGACGAGCTGCGCGTCGGGGTGGCTTACTTCTTTTCGGATGAGGAGGAGGACCTGGACGAGCGAGGCCAGCCAGACAAGTACAGCGTGaagggctccggcagccctggccaGGAGACGCccacccaccacctccaccaccagCTGGTGCTGAACGAGACCCAGTTCTCCGCTTTCCGCGGCCAGGAATGCATCTTCTCCAAGGTCAGCAGCGGCCCCCAGGCTGGGGACCTCAGCGTCTTCTCGGTgtcagccctgcctgccctctgcAAGCCAGGGGACCTGCTggagctgctctacctggggcCGTCGGAGCACCCGCCGCCGCACTGGGCAGTGTACGTGGGCGGCGGGCAGATCATCCACCTGCACCAGGGGCAGATCCGGCAGGACAGCTTGTACGAGGCGGCCGCGGGCAACGTGGGCCGGGTGGTGAATAGCTGGTACCGCTTTCGCCCGCTGGTAGCTGAGCTGGTGGTGCAAAACGCCTGCGGGCACCTGGGCTTGAAAAGCGACGAGATCTGCTGGACTAACTCCGAGAGCTTCGCCGCCTGGTGCCGCTTCGGCAAAAGGGAGTTCAAAGCCGGGGGGGAGCTGCAGGCTGCCGCCggcacccagcaccagcagcagtacCATCTCAAGATCCACTTGGCGGAGAACAAGGTGCACACGGTGAGGTTCCATAGCCTGGAGGATCTAATACGCGAGAAGCGCAGGATCGATGCCAGCGGCAAACTGAGGGTGATCAAAGACCTGGCTATAGTGGATGGGAAAGAATAG